One genomic window of Diospyros lotus cultivar Yz01 chromosome 8, ASM1463336v1, whole genome shotgun sequence includes the following:
- the LOC127807141 gene encoding BTB/POZ domain-containing protein At1g21780 has translation MATDSKVETISRLAQWRVDNFGPCNYKRSDPFKVGIWNWFLSIERNRYLYIRLFPEPSRASKEQPPVARFVLRVSNTGANRRLYISPIHERLLRTSEDFVWPVDSTFVGRFIIDVEFLDLKICSMNGGGDATSIWPSDGTMQSLAAQTTLQCLSRMLNEAIHADVTINASDGTLRAHKAILAASSPVFQSMFLHNLKEKESSIIDIEDMSQEACMALLSYLYGIIRQEDFWKHRLALLGAANKYDIADLKDSCEESLLEDLNSGNVLERLQEAWLYQLEKLKKGCLTYLFDFGKIYDVRDDISDFFRQADRELMLEMFQEVLTAWKPT, from the exons atggcgaCGGATTCGAAGGTAGAGACGATATCGAGACTGGCTCAGTGGAGAGTCGACAACTTCGGACCTTGCAATTACAAAAGATCGGATCCTTTCAAGGTCGGAATCTGGAACTG GTTTCTTTCGATCGAGAGGAATCGGTATCTGTACATTCGTCTGTTTCCGGAACCTTCGAGAGCGTCCAAGGAACAGCCTCCCGTTGCTAGATTTGTGCTCCGAGTCTCCAACACCGGCGCTAACCGCAGACTATACATCTCTCCGA TTCATGAAAGGCTGCTTCGGACAAGTGAAGACTTTGTATGGCCTGTTGATTCCACCTTTGTTGGCCGCTTCATCATCGATGTTGAGTTTCTGGACCTCAAGATCTGCTCAATGAAT GGTGGAGGAGATGCTACTTCCATCTGGCCCAGTGATGGAACGATGCAATCTTTAGCAGCCCAAACAACACTTCAATGCCTCTCTCGCATGCTTAATGAGGCTATCCATGCTGATGTCACCATCAACGCATCAGATGGCACACTAAGAGCTCACAAGGCTATTCTTGCTGCAAGTTCTCCCGTGTTTCAGAGCATGTTTCTGCACAACCTCAAAGAGAAGGAATCATCAATAATTGACATAGAAGACATGTCACAGGAGGCCTGCATGGCTCTTCTCAGTTACTTGTATGGAATCATAAGGCAGGAGGATTTCTGGAAGCACCGGCTGGCATTGCTGGGTGCAGCAAACAAATATGACATTGCTGACCTGAAAGATTCTTGCGAGGAAAGCCTCTTGGAGGACCTCAACTCTGGAAATGTCCTTGAGCGACTGCAGGAAGCTTGGCTTTACCAGCTAGAAAAGTTGAAGAAAGGATGTTTAACATACTTGTTTGATTTTGGCAAGATTTACGATGTTAGAGATGATATTAGCGACTTCTTTAGACAGGCAGACAGGGAACTGATGTTGGAGATGTTCCAAGAGGTGCTTACTGCTTGGAAACCGACATAA